From Lolium perenne isolate Kyuss_39 chromosome 5, Kyuss_2.0, whole genome shotgun sequence, a single genomic window includes:
- the LOC139831644 gene encoding uncharacterized protein — translation MATLAWSERFRTASLRHLMGVSSDHSPIFLRWRESARERRIIEEKIFRYELMWEKHENFRPHLEEVWDAEGQARSMGDLQQKLERVSKSHDSWGRHTFGHVQREIKQLTERMTSLRVEPTRQGPSYEEVKITQRLVELYNGEEVMWRQRSRVQWLAEGIKIRVFFHLRANQRKRRNKISKLKKPDGLFTEDRQEMAELTSSFYEHLYTSEGVTNMAEFINVIPTKVTMLMNDALLKPFRDEEVKEALFQMFPTKSPGPDGFPAHFFPNSLGSLR, via the coding sequence ATGGCGACGCTGGCTTGGAGTGAGAGGTTCCGCACGGCATCTCTCCGTCACTTGATGGGTGTGTCATCGGACCACTCCCCGATTTTCCTCCGATGGCGTGAGTCAGCTCGAGAACGCCGGATCATTGAGGAGAAGATATTTCGATATGAATTGATGTGGGAGAAGCATGAGAATTTCAGACCACACCTTGAAGAGGTGTGGGATGCAGAGGGGCAGGCACGCTCGATGGGGGACTTGCAACAGAAACTGGAGCGGGTCTCCAAGTCCCACGATAGCTGGGGGAGGCACACGTTTGGACATGTCCAGCGTGAGATCAAGCAACTCACTGAGAGGATGACAAGCTTACGGGTGGAACCGACTCGACAAGGACCGTCCTATGAAGAAGTTAAAATTACCCAACGGCTTGTGGAGCTTTATAATGGAGAGGAGGTCATGTGGCGACAGAGGTCGCGAGTGCAATGGTTGGCGGAAGGGATAAAAATACGCGTTTTTTTTCATCTCCGTGCCAATCAGCGGAAAAGGAGAAATAAAATAAGCAAGTTAAAGAAGCCTGATGGGCTGTTCacagaagatagacaagagatggCCGAGCTGACAAGCAGTTTCTATGAGCACTTGTACACCTCGGAGGGGGTAACCAATATGGCTGAGTTTATTAACGTGATCCCTACGAAGGTCACGATGCTGATGAATGATGCCCTACTTAAACCCTTCCGCGATGAGGAGGTGAAGGAGGCACTTTTCCAAATGTTCCCAACTAAATCTCCTGGGCCTGACGGCTTCCCTGCACATTTTTTTCCAAACTCATTGGGATCTCTGCGGTAA
- the LOC127303720 gene encoding uncharacterized protein: MLKKLVLRDEELDDVVLPKEEVVNLKEGARWMAVVRVHTTRHFGNQPFFQKMDVAWGFAKSWTIRPVEDNLFILQVSCLGDWNRVMNDGPWIFRHMGVMVEPYDGVADPTTMVLSRLHAWVQVRGIPPLFRKDDIARDMAARIGEVLGTEMYALRASGTSFVRVRVKLDVHKALTRVVGLHPEGSERLMFQVLYEKLPKFCDVCGLLGHGDAECEDGVHEQSAMQYGAWMIAPMEDWHPSSSGVRIREPSRDNFRGGRGGGRGTGAADS; the protein is encoded by the coding sequence ATGTTGAAGAAGCTGGTCCTGAGAGATGAGGAACTGGATGACGTTGTACTCCCgaaggaggaggtggtgaacCTAAAGGAAGGCGCTCGTTGGATGGCGGTGGTCAGAGTGCATACTACCAGGCACTTTGGAAACCAGCCCTTCTTTCAAAAGATGGACGTAGCTTGGGGTTTCGCCAAGTCATGGACAATAAGGCCTGTGGAAGATAACCTGTTTATCCTCCAGGTATCATGCTTGGGAGACTGGAATAGGGTCATGAACGATGGTCCCTGGATTTTCCGCCATATGGGTGTGATGGTGGAACCCTACGATGGTGTGGCAGACCCGACCACGATGGTTCTCAGTCGCTTGCATGCATGGGTTCAGGTGCGAGGGATTCCACCGCTGTTTCGGAAGGATGACATTGCGCGTGATATGGCCGCTCGGATTGGGGAGGTGCTTGGAACGGAGATGTATGCGCTGCGAGCCAGTGGTACGAGTTTCGTGAGGGTTAGGGTCAAGCTGGATGTTCATAAGGCCCTGACCAGAGTTGTGGGGCTGCACCCCGAAGGAAGCGAACGATTGATGTTCCAAGTCCTATATGAGAAGCTGCCTAAATTCTGTGATGTATGTGGGCTTCTAGGTCACGGAGATGCGGAGTGTGAGGATGGTGTGCATGAACAATCGGCGATGCAATATGGGGCGTGGATGATTGCGCCGATGGAAGACTGGCATCCCAGTTCATCAGGGGTGCGCATAAGGGAGCCGTCGAGGGATAATTTCcgtggaggaagaggagggggaCGGGGCACTGGGGCTGCTGATTCCTGA
- the LOC139831053 gene encoding uncharacterized protein has protein sequence MSSEGTPLHFAALCRNLEMMEVLLKYEANPNSVVQSSYAPLTLALFASSLKCVELVIQAGADVNAARPATPLIIAARYGLSDCIKFLLEYRADPNIPDESDIMPVEIAAIHGRKECVEILFPVTSRVDKFADWSIDGIMQHVKSVGLEGHLHTIVHSSSEVQGDAAFEIKDYAQASALYTTAMATGPKNPNLYAKRCRCWVQMGEINKALDDANTCKSMGWYVSIRSHEQGSAIILIEGGGCVNKG, from the exons ATGAGCTCAGAAGGAACACCACTACATTTTGCGGCTCTGTGTAGAAATCTGGAAATGATGGAAGTGCTGTTGAAGTATGAGGCAAAT CCTAACAGCGTTGTGCAATCATCCTATGCACCACTTACATTGGCTCTCTTCGCTTCTTCATTGAAGTGTGTGGAACTAGTTATTCAG GCCGGTGCTGATGTCAATGCTGCTAGGCCTGCAACTCCATTAATAATAGCTGCAAGATATGGCTTATCTGACTGCATCAAGTTCTTGTTGGAATATCGTGCTGATCCCAATATTCCTGATGAA AGTGATATAATGCCGGTGGAAATAGCAGCAATCCATGGACGGAAGGAATGTGTTGAGATTCTTTTTCCTGTCACATCACGTGTAGACAAATTTGCAGACTGGAGCATTGATGGAATAATGCAACATGTGAAATCTGTGGGTTTAGAA GGTCATCTTCATACAATTGTGCATTCTTCTTCTGAAGTGCAAGGGGATGCTGCATTTGAGATAAAGGATTATGCTCAGGCATCAGCTCTATACACCACG GCAATGGCGACTGGCCCTAAGAATCCAAACTTGTATGCAAAGAGGTGCCGTTGCTGGGTTCAGATGGGTGAGATAAACAAAGCTTTGGATGATGCCAATACCTGCAAAAGTATGGGTTGGTATGTATCGATTCGCTCCCATGAGCAAGGATCAGCTATAATACTAATAGAG GGAGGAGGATGTGTGAATAAAGGATAG